The following proteins are co-located in the Silene latifolia isolate original U9 population chromosome 1, ASM4854445v1, whole genome shotgun sequence genome:
- the LOC141651720 gene encoding protein FAR1-RELATED SEQUENCE 9-like: MDAQRRKHSKLTRDSKNSSPILSTPLSIEKKCAEFYTPPVFYDFQEELKGACYSCNEANKSTKERDVERLFVMDRESKKVYEVDVDGKTLVCSCKRFQRFGILCRHCVWVLHNKGFDEIPYEYLLPRWSNYATFRPIFNVVGTSLEAIVVN; encoded by the coding sequence ATGGATGCTCAACGCCGGAAGCATTCTAAATTAACTCGCGATTCTAAAAACTCCTCTCCTATATTATCAACTCCCCTTTCTATAGAAAAGAAATGTGCTGAATTTTACACACCACCGGTGTTTTATGATTTTCAAGAAGAGTTGAAAGGTGCATGCTACTCTTGTAATGAGGCCAACAAAAGCACGAAAGAAAGGGACGTGGAGCGTTTATTTGTTATGGATCGTGAGAGCAAGAAAGTCTATGAAGTCGATGTTGATGGGAAAACTTTAGTGTGTTCATGCAAGAGGTTTCAGAGATTTGGGATACTTTGTAGACATTGTGTATGGGTGTTGCATAATAAGGGGTTTGATGAAATACCTTACGAATATCTATTGCCGAGGTGGAGCAATTATGCAACATTTCGTCCTATCTTTAATGTTGTAGGGACGTCCTTAGAAGCGATTGTCGTCAATTGA